A stretch of the Vulcanisaeta souniana JCM 11219 genome encodes the following:
- a CDS encoding lysine exporter LysO family protein, whose protein sequence is MLNIANIIGDLFLVVFPITMIIGYMLRARVRQLGIGNYLQYVVMVLVFTMALWAGNIVASNYVFYIILYSIIYALFSIVTSLALTIPISLILGTRHVKEIHTGNNAKINVKLPLVLLIILVIGWLLGYYVRYGPMINYLNYLITFELLTLILVIGLDIGSSINTSLLAQGYLGIVIAIVSLLGSSISGLVLHYLVKIPLTASLGISMGMGWYSLTGPLLSVRFGPAIGTLAFLANFLREQLTYLLVPSMVIIGFRDIALISIGGATSMDDTLPIYRLYMGETSGFIAFVSGFVITIILPELLPYVITIK, encoded by the coding sequence GTGCTCAACATAGCCAACATAATCGGTGATTTATTCCTAGTGGTATTCCCAATAACAATGATCATTGGATACATGCTTAGGGCCAGGGTTAGGCAACTCGGAATTGGCAATTACCTACAGTATGTTGTTATGGTACTGGTATTCACAATGGCCCTTTGGGCTGGCAACATTGTGGCCAGTAACTACGTTTTCTACATAATACTTTACTCAATAATATATGCACTATTCTCCATAGTAACAAGCCTAGCCTTAACTATACCCATCAGCCTAATCCTCGGTACAAGGCACGTTAAGGAAATCCACACGGGTAATAACGCGAAGATCAATGTGAAGTTACCACTGGTATTACTGATCATCCTGGTCATTGGATGGCTACTTGGTTATTATGTGAGGTATGGGCCAATGATTAATTACCTTAATTACCTAATCACGTTTGAATTACTTACATTAATACTGGTGATTGGCCTTGATATTGGCTCTTCAATAAACACATCACTCCTTGCCCAGGGATACCTAGGCATAGTAATTGCCATCGTCTCTTTATTGGGCAGTTCCATCAGTGGATTAGTACTGCATTACCTGGTTAAAATACCGTTAACAGCATCCCTCGGAATATCGATGGGCATGGGTTGGTACTCATTAACAGGGCCCCTCCTCAGTGTCAGGTTTGGGCCGGCAATAGGCACATTGGCCTTTCTGGCTAATTTCCTTAGGGAGCAATTAACATACCTATTGGTACCCTCAATGGTGATTATTGGCTTTAGGGACATCGCCTTAATATCCATTGGTGGTGCCACGTCCATGGATGACACACTGCCCATCTATAGGCTTTACATGGGTGAGACCAGTGGCTTTATAGCATTCGTAAGCGGTTTCGTAATAACAATAATATTACCAGAATTACTACCTTACGTAATAACAATCAAATAG
- a CDS encoding CBS domain-containing protein, with the protein MAIPRVRDVMKEVPITVRDDESLIKVIKIMNEGNIGSIIVTNEEGRVIGVFTERDLLRLIANNVNIDALTVGDVMTKDVIVIEEDASLIKAVHIMAKHGIRHLPIVDEDGRIIGIISIRDAAIALARLLVDMDISRLGATEEEVSMIRDIINIDEGI; encoded by the coding sequence ATGGCAATACCACGTGTTAGGGATGTGATGAAGGAGGTACCCATAACAGTGAGGGATGATGAATCCTTGATTAAGGTTATTAAGATTATGAATGAGGGGAATATTGGTTCAATAATAGTGACTAATGAGGAGGGTAGGGTAATTGGGGTATTCACTGAGAGGGACCTTTTGAGGCTGATAGCGAATAATGTTAATATTGATGCGTTGACTGTCGGTGACGTCATGACCAAGGACGTCATAGTTATTGAGGAGGATGCAAGCTTAATAAAGGCTGTGCACATAATGGCTAAGCACGGTATTAGGCACTTGCCGATAGTTGATGAGGATGGTAGGATAATCGGAATAATATCAATTAGGGATGCGGCGATAGCGTTGGCGAGACTACTAGTTGACATGGACATAAGTAGGCTGGGCGCTACGGAGGAGGAGGTTAGTATGATCAGGGACATCATAAACATCGATGAGGGAATCTAG
- a CDS encoding V-type ATPase 116kDa subunit family protein, protein MPIVRLIEYKIALPSEYAFDLLMNIGNTGYFMPITRPGIIPAPKVPGKYSERIRRVEDISRELGRILAQYSIPPPPTTHEVKVGLFDELVEYIIEDGDDLLTRIRQYLGSIEGVRIEYNKLRGLVDVLTSVGGVVVEKLRHFLVDIVPIGEEDFNEFKEAVANYNAETLPIRVQDRFYSLVIYPEWARQGLLSTYKLFNVNPLEVSGSIDLSAMKGRLAELEGRLTKLEQDFRDFLTKVSDRAYAIIDLSDSITNIVRQYMDSAIPEGKDVGDRLVQIINSINGTKSRIRELEVVHEVLGYMKRNGITLGGLSRLRTRVFAIRGGVNEEAIKGFMYTKWDVEGTDVSILMIVEPPENLDASLLGKEVYEVNRDYLMNVKSAYDLTGRELADLRSRLRELEKEQEEFVKEYNEVSTYGVEGINRVGGDVVTIAGYVKEGLSSRFDALLTSLLSKLAVDAKVRKESKVVYVKEIEPEKAPTLEEYPRPVDAFKKITYMYGVPKYTEISPIILTFILFPAFYGWMYPDLGHGIVLSLFGYALYRSRYKGSNAFLRSIFGGKYSIWGLVFLMAGIWSMIFTFVESGTIFGMEVLPAPFRLVHVGGTALEVLSDSIYAMLAVSIMVGIVSLLLAFALKVVNAYRGGERDLAIGFYVPLFFFFLFLVLALMGPGFIPVIRIGEETPLLQPLYPLFNAIEGLMWYWAYAVFAMLAILMYSLFYFRAKYRGVPGFSAAQLAVEVSAEAAIPSLTNTISFMRLSIVAIMHAVFTAMTYAWAASLGLLTPTGLIVLIVFNLIIILGEGFVAFVQSLRLHFYEMYTKFFSGAGTLFMPFTLGLRWVRLTIAV, encoded by the coding sequence ATGCCAATAGTGAGACTTATTGAGTACAAGATTGCACTACCGTCAGAGTACGCCTTTGACTTATTGATGAATATCGGTAACACTGGTTACTTCATGCCAATAACAAGGCCCGGCATAATACCAGCGCCCAAGGTACCAGGTAAGTACTCAGAGAGGATTAGGAGGGTTGAGGACATATCCAGGGAGCTAGGTAGGATTCTCGCCCAGTACTCGATACCACCACCGCCAACAACGCATGAGGTAAAGGTTGGTTTATTCGATGAACTCGTTGAGTACATAATTGAGGATGGTGATGACCTACTCACCAGGATAAGGCAGTACCTAGGCTCAATCGAAGGTGTTAGAATTGAGTACAATAAGTTGAGGGGCCTTGTTGACGTTCTGACATCGGTGGGTGGCGTCGTGGTGGAAAAGCTAAGGCACTTCCTAGTTGACATAGTACCCATTGGTGAGGAGGACTTCAATGAATTCAAGGAAGCTGTTGCTAATTACAATGCAGAGACCTTGCCAATAAGGGTACAGGACAGATTTTACTCACTGGTGATATACCCAGAATGGGCAAGGCAGGGATTATTAAGTACGTACAAATTATTTAATGTTAATCCTCTTGAGGTGTCCGGTTCTATTGATTTAAGTGCAATGAAAGGTAGGTTAGCGGAGCTAGAGGGTAGGTTAACGAAGCTGGAACAGGACTTCCGGGACTTCCTGACTAAGGTCAGTGACAGGGCCTACGCAATTATTGATCTTTCTGATTCAATAACAAACATTGTTAGGCAGTACATGGATTCGGCGATTCCCGAGGGTAAGGACGTTGGCGATAGATTAGTACAAATTATTAATTCAATAAATGGTACAAAGAGTAGAATTAGGGAGTTGGAGGTTGTACATGAGGTTCTGGGGTATATGAAGAGGAATGGCATTACACTTGGGGGACTCAGTAGGTTGAGGACTAGGGTATTTGCAATTAGGGGCGGTGTAAATGAGGAAGCCATTAAGGGGTTCATGTATACCAAGTGGGATGTCGAGGGCACGGATGTGTCAATACTCATGATTGTGGAACCCCCAGAGAATCTAGATGCTTCACTACTTGGCAAAGAGGTTTATGAGGTGAATAGGGATTACCTAATGAATGTAAAGTCGGCGTATGACTTAACGGGTAGAGAACTGGCTGATTTAAGGTCTAGGTTAAGGGAGTTGGAGAAGGAGCAGGAGGAGTTCGTGAAGGAATACAACGAGGTCTCCACATATGGAGTTGAGGGAATTAATAGGGTCGGTGGTGATGTGGTGACGATTGCTGGTTATGTTAAGGAGGGTTTATCAAGCAGGTTCGATGCATTACTAACATCGCTATTGAGTAAACTGGCTGTGGATGCTAAGGTGAGGAAGGAAAGTAAGGTGGTATACGTCAAGGAGATAGAGCCTGAGAAGGCACCAACACTTGAGGAGTACCCAAGGCCTGTTGATGCCTTTAAGAAGATAACGTATATGTACGGCGTACCTAAGTACACCGAGATAAGCCCAATAATACTAACCTTCATCCTATTCCCAGCCTTCTACGGCTGGATGTACCCAGACCTGGGCCACGGCATAGTACTGTCCCTCTTCGGTTATGCCCTGTATAGGTCCCGTTATAAGGGGTCCAATGCCTTCCTGCGTTCGATATTTGGTGGTAAGTACTCGATTTGGGGGTTAGTGTTCCTCATGGCGGGTATTTGGTCGATGATTTTCACGTTTGTGGAGAGCGGTACAATATTTGGAATGGAGGTATTACCAGCACCCTTCAGGCTGGTTCATGTTGGTGGCACGGCATTGGAGGTACTTTCTGACTCTATTTATGCGATGTTGGCCGTGTCAATAATGGTTGGCATAGTGTCATTATTATTGGCGTTCGCGCTTAAGGTGGTTAATGCCTATAGAGGTGGAGAGAGGGATTTGGCCATTGGTTTTTATGTACCGTTATTCTTCTTCTTTCTATTCCTAGTACTTGCTCTGATGGGTCCTGGGTTCATACCTGTCATAAGAATTGGTGAGGAGACTCCATTGCTGCAACCATTGTATCCCCTATTCAATGCAATAGAGGGCTTAATGTGGTATTGGGCATATGCCGTATTTGCCATGCTCGCAATATTAATGTATTCACTATTTTACTTCAGGGCTAAGTATAGGGGTGTTCCCGGGTTCAGTGCTGCCCAATTGGCTGTTGAGGTTAGTGCTGAGGCTGCAATACCGAGCCTAACCAATACGATATCCTTCATGAGGCTGAGCATAGTGGCGATTATGCACGCGGTTTTCACGGCAATGACTTACGCCTGGGCCGCCTCACTGGGATTATTAACCCCAACTGGCTTAATCGTATTAATAGTGTTTAACCTAATAATAATACTTGGCGAGGGCTTTGTGGCCTTTGTACAAAGCCTAAGGCTTCACTTTTACGAAATGTACACAAAGTTCTTCAGTGGCGCAGGCACATTGTTTATGCCGTTCACACTGGGCTTAAGGTGGGTTAGGCTAACTATTGCAGTGTAG
- a CDS encoding 50S ribosomal protein L35ae, giving the protein MSTQVKSIKARIYSIRRGSFGYSRDAIVIIPGVESMVDAVKFINSKVVWRSRAGAEIVGSVIRVWGKHGQLLVRFRRGLPGQALGDAVDLVPK; this is encoded by the coding sequence GTGTCAACGCAGGTAAAGTCCATAAAGGCAAGGATATACTCAATAAGGAGGGGCTCCTTTGGTTATTCTAGGGACGCTATAGTCATTATACCAGGAGTGGAATCCATGGTAGACGCCGTGAAATTCATAAATTCAAAGGTGGTTTGGAGATCAAGGGCTGGCGCCGAGATCGTGGGTAGCGTAATTAGGGTTTGGGGCAAGCACGGTCAATTGCTTGTTAGATTTAGGCGCGGGTTGCCGGGGCAGGCATTGGGCGATGCCGTTGACTTGGTACCTAAGTAA
- a CDS encoding AMMECR1 domain-containing protein has protein sequence MQLFRPLNEKEYSSLVKYLRAKILERLSVKAEYNIDPTHLVKIAELKLGVFVSIEKLMYSDGMIKRVLRGSMGTIRPMKNLLEDSVTAALYAAFYDPRFSPISVAEVKNCVLEITIASPPIDVDGDWVRNSMVLGYHGLYIVDSGKATIILPQKVVELAEGYHQRTGKLLNNEGFINELCERLKICEPMSIRAFETQIIYELRPDGDVVERKLYLNRFLENGVKLPVANR, from the coding sequence ATGCAGTTATTCAGGCCGCTTAATGAGAAGGAATACTCAAGTCTAGTTAAGTACCTGAGGGCCAAGATCCTTGAGAGACTCAGTGTTAAGGCTGAGTATAACATTGACCCAACGCACCTAGTTAAGATAGCCGAACTGAAGCTGGGCGTGTTCGTGTCCATTGAGAAGCTCATGTACTCAGACGGCATGATTAAGAGGGTCCTTAGGGGTAGCATGGGTACGATAAGGCCCATGAAAAACCTGCTAGAGGACTCTGTAACCGCTGCTTTATACGCCGCATTTTACGACCCAAGATTCTCACCAATATCCGTTGCTGAGGTTAAGAATTGCGTTCTTGAAATCACGATAGCGTCCCCACCAATCGACGTCGATGGTGACTGGGTCAGGAATAGTATGGTGCTTGGTTATCATGGGCTTTACATAGTTGATTCAGGAAAGGCCACAATAATACTCCCGCAGAAGGTTGTGGAGCTTGCCGAGGGGTATCACCAAAGGACAGGCAAGCTCCTTAATAATGAGGGTTTCATTAATGAGTTATGCGAACGATTAAAGATATGTGAGCCCATGAGCATTAGGGCCTTTGAGACGCAGATAATATATGAATTACGGCCAGATGGAGACGTAGTTGAGCGCAAGCTCTACCTTAATAGATTCTTGGAAAATGGTGTAAAGCTGCCAGTAGCGAATAGATAG
- a CDS encoding Mut7-C RNAse domain-containing protein: MEVARLNTCVSLPVADDEVVVDSMLGWLVRWLRMLGVRAVYSPNFSDNELLGVNQLLVTRDKELFRKRTRLSLLLITTSRVEWLSILSLVLSFPLSLDMNRSLCPVCGSRLIKVSREAVINKVPNNVLLRHSDFWLCTGCGRVYWVGSHHARIRRELEIARGILSELKVSCVNNNLLIFHE, translated from the coding sequence TTGGAGGTTGCTAGGTTAAATACATGCGTTTCATTGCCTGTGGCTGATGATGAGGTTGTCGTGGACTCAATGCTTGGTTGGTTAGTTAGGTGGTTGAGAATGCTGGGTGTTAGGGCTGTTTACAGTCCGAATTTTAGTGATAACGAGTTGCTCGGTGTGAACCAACTATTAGTTACCAGGGACAAGGAGTTGTTCAGGAAAAGGACACGGTTAAGCCTATTACTGATCACCACGAGTCGCGTTGAGTGGCTCTCCATACTATCACTGGTATTGAGTTTTCCACTATCGCTGGATATGAATAGGAGTCTATGCCCTGTCTGTGGCTCGAGACTTATTAAGGTTAGTAGGGAGGCCGTGATTAATAAGGTGCCGAATAACGTATTGCTCAGGCATAGTGACTTCTGGTTATGCACTGGTTGCGGCAGGGTTTACTGGGTTGGGAGTCACCATGCTCGTATAAGGAGGGAACTGGAGATAGCCCGGGGCATTTTAAGCGAACTCAAAGTCTCCTGCGTTAACAATAATTTACTAATATTTCATGAATAA
- the rqcH gene encoding ribosome rescue protein RqcH, producing MASYKKSLNVLDLLAVVTELTELRGSIIDKVYTMGDSLLLRFRKGPEKYFIIANSHRFGLTSYVLEHGAEGVTILRQFIENSRLKDVNVLNFDRIIRLVFDGGSLIIELLEPWNAIYVDNNNIIRWVLRTYRGKDRVISNGLEYKPPPQGFTRPTDDYENVANALRNYDTVGKAIARGLGLGGEVANEVCARASINCTAPINSIDLGIIVSVVRLMINSVIKGDLEPMIYYNNGMPITVTPIKYLSVKHDGTRRFSRFNEAVDEYFHEIEVNEETQRRLNGITGEITKLERSIDELAMSIEGFKKGSEELRVKAETVLNWKYVIEELLGILRNYWVSYKDEFQDVVKGMEYQGIKVKGFDPRSKAVLLDINGVVVSIPLNSSVGELINGLFNRAKELERKARNAEEVMNQLKERIEELKAEGEKLMESIREKSIRVVYGAREWFERFRWFVTSGGRLVIAGRDATQNEVIVRHYLRPWDVFVHADIPGAAAVVIRLAGPSDVASDDDVYEAAQYAVSYSRAWVMGLSVLDVFYVRGEQVTKKAPSGEYLGKGSFMIYGTRGWVRNVELGLGIGVRVDHLDDVSLLRLITAPPRVIGSLVNYYAVLRPGSRDRVELSKEIYNAFRARVPGFVKVINLSNVVDAVPGPSIIDGFYEGNPVPWDKIRELK from the coding sequence ATGGCTAGTTATAAAAAGTCATTAAACGTCCTGGACCTACTTGCCGTGGTTACTGAGCTTACTGAATTGAGGGGATCCATAATCGATAAGGTATACACAATGGGCGACTCGTTGTTGCTGAGGTTCAGAAAGGGCCCCGAGAAGTACTTCATAATCGCAAACTCCCATAGGTTTGGACTAACTAGTTATGTCCTTGAGCACGGTGCCGAGGGGGTCACGATACTCAGGCAGTTCATTGAGAACTCGAGGTTAAAGGATGTAAATGTCCTAAACTTTGACAGGATAATAAGGCTTGTGTTTGATGGTGGTTCCCTAATTATCGAGTTACTGGAGCCGTGGAACGCCATATATGTGGATAACAACAACATAATTAGGTGGGTTTTAAGGACTTATAGGGGTAAGGATCGAGTGATAAGTAATGGCCTTGAGTATAAGCCTCCGCCCCAGGGCTTTACCAGGCCTACTGATGATTATGAAAATGTGGCCAATGCACTGCGTAATTATGACACGGTGGGTAAGGCAATAGCCAGAGGCCTGGGTTTAGGTGGTGAGGTGGCTAACGAGGTGTGTGCTAGGGCGTCAATTAACTGTACGGCGCCTATTAATTCCATTGACCTAGGTATTATTGTTTCGGTGGTGAGGTTGATGATAAACTCGGTGATCAAGGGTGACCTGGAGCCCATGATTTATTACAACAACGGTATGCCAATAACGGTGACACCAATTAAGTACCTCTCGGTAAAGCATGATGGTACGAGGCGGTTTAGTAGGTTTAATGAGGCCGTTGATGAGTACTTCCACGAGATTGAGGTTAATGAGGAAACCCAGAGGAGGCTTAACGGTATTACGGGTGAAATAACTAAGCTTGAGAGGAGCATTGATGAACTGGCCATGAGCATTGAGGGTTTTAAGAAGGGCTCTGAGGAACTTAGGGTTAAGGCGGAGACCGTGCTTAATTGGAAGTACGTCATTGAGGAATTACTGGGTATTCTCAGGAATTACTGGGTCTCATATAAGGATGAGTTCCAGGACGTAGTTAAGGGCATGGAATATCAGGGAATTAAGGTTAAGGGTTTCGACCCCAGGAGTAAGGCTGTACTACTCGATATTAACGGCGTTGTAGTCTCGATACCGCTAAACTCAAGCGTTGGTGAATTAATCAACGGTCTCTTCAATAGGGCTAAGGAGCTTGAGCGTAAGGCGAGAAATGCCGAGGAGGTCATGAACCAGCTTAAGGAGAGAATCGAGGAACTTAAGGCTGAGGGTGAGAAGTTGATGGAGAGCATTAGAGAGAAGTCCATTCGTGTTGTTTATGGGGCCAGGGAGTGGTTTGAGAGGTTTAGATGGTTTGTAACCAGTGGTGGCAGGCTAGTAATAGCGGGTAGGGACGCGACGCAGAATGAGGTAATTGTGAGGCATTACCTGAGGCCTTGGGATGTCTTTGTCCATGCCGATATACCGGGTGCCGCGGCCGTAGTGATAAGATTAGCCGGTCCAAGTGATGTGGCCAGTGATGATGATGTGTACGAGGCAGCCCAATACGCCGTATCCTACTCCAGGGCCTGGGTCATGGGCTTATCCGTACTCGACGTGTTTTATGTCAGGGGTGAGCAGGTCACCAAGAAGGCGCCATCCGGTGAGTACTTGGGCAAGGGTAGCTTTATGATTTACGGCACAAGGGGTTGGGTTAGGAATGTGGAACTTGGTCTAGGTATTGGTGTCAGGGTTGATCACCTGGATGATGTGTCATTGCTTAGGTTGATCACAGCACCACCTAGGGTGATAGGCTCATTGGTTAATTACTATGCCGTGCTAAGGCCGGGGTCTAGGGATAGGGTTGAATTAAGCAAGGAGATTTATAATGCATTTAGGGCTAGGGTACCCGGTTTCGTTAAGGTGATTAACCTAAGCAACGTGGTTGATGCCGTGCCCGGCCCCTCAATTATTGATGGGTTTTACGAAGGGAACCCAGTGCCCTGGGACAAAATAAGGGAGTTAAAGTGA
- a CDS encoding histone deacetylase family protein: MIGVIYDYAYLEHRPPGNHVERPDRVVSIIKAVNGLAPVERPIKDVDEWLLKVHDADYVSKIDQVCSEGYVFIDADTYVSPGTCRAARLAVGAVLRGIDKVLSGEWNAAYAIVRPPGHHVGRNGKALMAPTQGFCIFNNTAVGAVYALEHGAGKVAILDVDAHHGNGTQEIFYSDPRVLYLSLHQDPLTIYPGTGFIDEVGEGYGEGFNVNVPLPPFTADDAYQVALNGIVWPIIEEFKPRLILVSLGFDAHELDGITNLRLSLNTYAEVFRRLRDFIGRVGGVVFVLEGGYNNDVLSRGSVLLMNIMSNKEMEIDEGITRTEPRVLARVNSVIRDVISTQRVYWHLG, from the coding sequence ATGATTGGGGTTATTTATGACTATGCATACCTAGAGCATAGGCCTCCCGGGAACCATGTGGAGAGACCAGATAGGGTTGTCTCAATAATAAAGGCGGTAAATGGTTTAGCCCCTGTGGAGAGACCTATTAAGGATGTGGATGAATGGTTGCTTAAGGTTCATGATGCGGATTACGTAAGTAAGATAGACCAAGTGTGCAGCGAGGGTTATGTATTTATAGATGCGGATACGTACGTAAGTCCAGGGACTTGCAGAGCAGCAAGGCTGGCCGTGGGCGCGGTCCTTAGGGGCATTGATAAGGTGTTGAGCGGTGAGTGGAATGCTGCCTATGCAATTGTTAGACCGCCTGGTCACCACGTTGGCCGTAATGGTAAGGCATTGATGGCCCCCACCCAAGGCTTCTGCATATTCAATAATACAGCTGTTGGTGCTGTTTATGCCCTGGAGCACGGTGCCGGTAAGGTGGCTATACTCGATGTTGATGCCCATCACGGTAACGGGACCCAGGAAATCTTCTACAGCGATCCGAGGGTGTTGTACCTGAGCCTTCACCAGGATCCATTGACGATTTATCCAGGCACCGGGTTTATAGACGAGGTTGGTGAGGGGTATGGCGAGGGGTTCAATGTTAATGTACCGCTGCCGCCATTCACGGCAGATGACGCTTATCAAGTCGCCCTTAATGGCATTGTATGGCCAATAATCGAGGAATTCAAGCCACGACTAATCCTAGTGTCGCTGGGTTTCGACGCCCATGAACTAGACGGCATAACCAACCTAAGGCTCTCCCTAAATACATACGCAGAGGTCTTTAGGAGGTTGAGGGACTTTATTGGTAGGGTTGGGGGTGTGGTGTTTGTCCTTGAGGGTGGTTACAACAATGATGTGTTAAGCAGGGGCTCTGTACTACTCATGAACATCATGAGTAATAAGGAGATGGAGATCGATGAGGGGATCACTCGGACAGAACCCAGGGTGCTTGCCCGTGTAAACTCAGTAATTAGGGATGTAATTAGTACTCAAAGGGTGTATTGGCACTTGGGATGA
- the mobA gene encoding molybdenum cofactor guanylyltransferase — MICGIILSGGSSRRFQASGEPWVDKALYRVNNEPMIRLVYNALSQVTDGIIIAVNNMDRALSYKPIIPGADYVIDDERLTGPLAGIYSALNKCSEDYAVVVPNDMPHITPKTLEPLVNALMGFDAATYVYPNGHLENALMGVRRTTALQFMDLLIEYGRTKIFDLVRGLPRVLFLNPLIHGIELRSLINVNTRNDLMASSIVINGQVVKNDVSVIREYTINDVVNKDLNRVMGSLWYTLMTGDPWPEFRLYTEAGLHFLAAHVLLDSINENVKQLGRRILSSFGVDKA; from the coding sequence ATGATTTGCGGCATCATACTGAGCGGCGGTTCATCGCGGAGATTCCAGGCCAGTGGCGAACCATGGGTCGATAAGGCACTGTATAGGGTGAATAATGAACCAATGATCAGGCTTGTCTATAATGCCCTATCGCAGGTCACTGATGGGATCATCATAGCCGTGAATAACATGGATAGGGCACTAAGTTACAAACCCATAATTCCAGGCGCTGACTATGTTATTGATGATGAAAGGCTCACGGGCCCGCTTGCGGGTATTTACTCGGCGCTAAACAAGTGTAGCGAGGATTATGCAGTGGTTGTACCCAACGACATGCCCCACATAACACCCAAAACCCTTGAGCCATTAGTGAATGCATTAATGGGTTTCGACGCAGCAACATACGTATACCCGAATGGGCATCTAGAGAATGCATTAATGGGTGTTAGGAGGACAACAGCCCTTCAATTCATGGATTTACTCATTGAATACGGCAGGACAAAGATCTTTGATTTAGTTAGAGGATTGCCAAGGGTACTGTTCCTAAATCCATTAATTCACGGTATTGAGTTGAGGAGCCTTATTAACGTGAATACACGCAATGATCTAATGGCTAGTTCCATAGTAATTAATGGACAGGTGGTTAAAAACGATGTTTCGGTAATTAGGGAGTACACAATTAATGATGTGGTGAACAAGGACCTTAATAGGGTCATGGGTTCACTCTGGTATACATTAATGACTGGCGATCCCTGGCCCGAGTTCAGGCTATATACCGAGGCAGGGCTTCATTTTCTGGCAGCCCACGTACTCCTTGACTCAATTAATGAGAACGTCAAACAACTTGGTAGGCGTATATTATCATCCTTCGGTGTTGATAAGGCATGA
- a CDS encoding NTP transferase domain-containing protein, producing MNIIIMAGGMGSRLSNPNKPLIDICGKPIIEHVASSINGFGRVYVATTIRHGEVVNWARQHGYEIAITSGRGYPEDLLESLSMVSTPVIFVPADMPFITRELIRRFLMMAAYITSPMITLMYERGDYQHFTGISLVRKLELMHGIIPWVSLVIPWTPELLNINTQEDLELARELCKTHKLL from the coding sequence ATGAATATAATAATAATGGCTGGTGGCATGGGGAGTAGATTATCAAACCCGAACAAGCCATTAATCGACATCTGCGGTAAACCAATCATTGAACATGTGGCTTCATCAATCAATGGGTTTGGTAGGGTCTATGTGGCGACCACGATAAGGCATGGTGAGGTGGTTAATTGGGCTAGGCAGCATGGCTATGAAATAGCGATAACCAGCGGCAGGGGCTACCCAGAGGATTTGCTGGAGTCCTTGTCAATGGTTAGTACGCCGGTTATCTTTGTTCCGGCCGATATGCCCTTCATAACCAGGGAGTTAATAAGGAGGTTCCTAATGATGGCGGCTTACATAACATCACCAATGATAACATTAATGTACGAGAGAGGTGATTACCAGCACTTCACGGGAATAAGCCTAGTGAGGAAACTGGAATTAATGCATGGGATTATACCATGGGTCTCCCTGGTGATTCCCTGGACGCCGGAGTTACTAAACATAAATACGCAAGAGGACTTGGAACTGGCACGCGAATTATGCAAAACGCACAAATTACTTTAA